DNA from Tsuneonella dongtanensis:
GAGACCGAAAGAATGCGGCCCTTGGCCGTCGCGCGAATCCTGACTAGGCCGCCGCCCGCGACACCCTCGACCTCTAGGCTGTCGAGCTTGGCCTGGGCGTCGCCCATCTGCTGCTGGATCGTTTCGGCGGCCTTCTGCGCGGCGGCCAGCATCTCTTCCATCGATTTCATGCGCGGTGTCTCCACGGGGGGCTGTTCACATCATCGTCAGCGATGAATTCTGCGTCGGGAAAGGCGTTAAAAGTCGCCTCTACCAGAGGGTGCGCGCGCATTTTCGCGTCCGCGTCCGCCCTTTCGGCCTGATCGCGCTCGACCAGCGTCGGCTCACCGCCTTCGGCCACCTGCTCGACTTGCCAGCGGTTCCCGGTCAATTCGAGCAGCGCCTGGCGCAGCTCGGGTCCGAGATCTTCGGAAAAGCCCGGCGCCTGCGCAAAGACCAGCCGGTCCGTGCCGATCTCGACCGGGCGCACCTGCATGCGCAAACGCGAAGCGAGGTGGAGCGATCCGCCCTCCCGCTCGATGCGGCTCACGAGCTCCGCCCAGTCGACCTTCGGTGCGGTGGCCACCGGCGCCGAGGAACCGTCCGAGGACGAAGCGGCCGGTGCCGCCGATGCGGCCCGAGCAGCGACTTCCTCCAGCTTCTTCGCCAGCGTACCCGGGTCGGGCATGTCGGAGGCATGAAGCGTCCGCAAGAGCGCCATCTGCGCCGCGACCAACGGGTCGGGCGCACCTTTCACCTCGTCGTAGCCGCGCAGCAGAAGCTGCCAGAGGCGGTGGAGTTGGCCCGGCGAGAGCCGCGCCGCCCAGTCCTCGATCACCGCGCGCTCCTCGGCGGTCGGCGCATCCGCGCCGCTGCCGCCG
Protein-coding regions in this window:
- a CDS encoding YbaB/EbfC family nucleoid-associated protein; translated protein: MKSMEEMLAAAQKAAETIQQQMGDAQAKLDSLEVEGVAGGGLVRIRATAKGRILSVSIDDSLIVPDDKQMLEDLVTAAFNDARGKADRVAGEEMAKIQSGMGLPPGLDIPGFS